The proteins below are encoded in one region of Halalkalicoccus jeotgali B3:
- a CDS encoding LLM class flavin-dependent oxidoreductase: protein MKFGVYVNPQTVASETGRELREGMLRIARTAEAAGFDQVMAGQHYLSDFTQLQLLPFLARLTGEVEDMEIATGIVLLPFHHPVEIAEQIATIDALHDGPTAFGVGAGYRDVEFEAFGVPKAERVPRLIEGLDLTERLLTEESVTHDGEFYTVEDATIPIRPPESIPIWLAANADRAVERAARIADAWLVNPHATVGEIAEQKERCYDPIRAERGEGSEVPVIREAFVAPTREEAVWVAREHLEEKYRRYVSWGQDEAMEDTEDLHRPFEELAEDRFVLGTPAEVCAELERYEEELDASHVLVRSHWPGLPYERVCESLELMGEEVLPNL from the coding sequence ATGAAATTCGGCGTCTACGTCAACCCACAGACCGTCGCGAGCGAGACGGGCCGAGAGCTCCGCGAGGGGATGCTCCGAATCGCGAGGACCGCGGAGGCGGCGGGCTTCGATCAGGTGATGGCGGGCCAACACTACCTCTCGGATTTCACGCAGCTACAGCTGTTGCCCTTCCTCGCGCGCCTCACCGGCGAGGTCGAGGACATGGAGATCGCGACCGGGATCGTCCTCCTGCCCTTTCATCACCCCGTCGAGATCGCAGAACAGATCGCGACCATCGACGCGCTCCACGACGGCCCGACGGCCTTCGGGGTCGGGGCGGGCTATCGCGACGTCGAGTTCGAGGCCTTCGGGGTCCCAAAGGCCGAGCGCGTCCCACGTCTGATCGAAGGGCTCGATCTGACCGAGCGACTGCTGACCGAGGAAAGTGTCACCCACGACGGCGAGTTCTACACCGTCGAGGACGCGACGATCCCGATCCGGCCTCCAGAGTCGATCCCAATCTGGCTGGCCGCGAACGCGGATCGGGCGGTCGAGCGCGCCGCCCGCATCGCCGACGCGTGGCTGGTCAATCCCCATGCGACGGTCGGGGAGATCGCCGAGCAGAAAGAGCGGTGCTACGACCCGATCCGTGCTGAACGCGGGGAGGGTTCGGAGGTACCGGTGATCCGTGAGGCGTTCGTCGCACCGACCCGCGAGGAAGCCGTTTGGGTCGCCCGCGAGCATCTGGAAGAGAAGTATCGGCGGTACGTCTCGTGGGGACAGGACGAGGCGATGGAGGACACCGAAGACCTCCACCGCCCCTTCGAGGAACTCGCCGAGGACCGGTTCGTCCTCGGGACACCCGCGGAGGTCTGTGCGGAGCTCGAACGCTACGAGGAGGAGCTCGACGCGAGCCACGTCCTCGTGCGCTCACACTGGCCCGGGCTCCCCTACGAACGGGTCTGTGAGTCGCTCGAACTGATGGGCGAGGAGGTGCTTCCGAACCTGTAG
- a CDS encoding redoxin domain-containing protein gives MIETGESAPDFTVPIARGEAYNDVGEFTLSKHLGDGPVVLAFFPAAFTSGCTEEMCTFRDSLSAFEEVDASVYGISTDLPFAQNEFIRQEGLTFPLLSDYEHEVIRAYDVVREGFYDVMSVAERSVFVIDGDGEIVYRWVETGNERDFPALVEEIRETVEAVAAD, from the coding sequence ATGATCGAGACAGGCGAGTCGGCGCCCGATTTCACGGTCCCGATCGCCCGCGGCGAGGCGTACAACGATGTCGGCGAGTTCACGCTCTCGAAGCACCTCGGGGACGGTCCCGTCGTCCTCGCCTTCTTCCCGGCGGCCTTTACCAGTGGGTGTACCGAGGAGATGTGTACCTTCCGCGATTCGTTGAGCGCCTTCGAAGAGGTCGATGCCAGCGTCTACGGCATCAGCACCGACCTCCCCTTTGCCCAAAACGAGTTCATCCGCCAGGAAGGGCTTACCTTTCCACTGCTGAGTGACTACGAGCACGAGGTCATCCGCGCCTACGATGTCGTCCGAGAGGGGTTTTACGACGTGATGTCCGTCGCCGAGCGCTCGGTGTTCGTCATCGACGGAGACGGGGAGATCGTCTACCGGTGGGTCGAAACCGGCAACGAGCGGGACTTCCCCGCGCTCGTCGAGGAGATCCGCGAGACCGTCGAGGCGGTCGCGGCCGACTGA
- the pdhA gene encoding pyruvate dehydrogenase (acetyl-transferring) E1 component subunit alpha: MARPLLRRAPEDRIEVLAPDGSVRAPDLVPDLPPETLERMYRDMRFCRRFDERMISLQRQGRMGTYSSLAGQEGAQIGSTYALADGDVLSYQYREHGALVPRGMPWEYLLYWMGHEAGNARLADLDVLPLNITIGDHLPHAVGYAWAAKLDGDDKATVAHFGDGATSEGDFHEAMNFAGVFDTPSVFVCNNNGWAISIPRERQTMSETLAGKAAAYGFEGVQVDGMDPLAMYAVTKAARQKALDPDESEARPTLIEAVQYRYGAHTTADDPSMYRDDAEVEEWRQKDPIDRFERFLRDEGVLDDDRIAEMEEGIEASITDLIDRAEEYEADPSEMFEFAFAEPTPRLDEQRESLDRLREDHGDEALLADE, translated from the coding sequence ATGGCACGACCCCTACTACGGCGGGCACCCGAGGACCGAATCGAGGTGCTCGCTCCCGACGGGAGCGTCCGTGCGCCCGATCTCGTTCCCGATCTCCCACCCGAGACGCTGGAGCGAATGTATCGAGACATGCGCTTCTGTCGGCGCTTCGACGAGCGCATGATCAGCCTCCAGCGCCAGGGGCGCATGGGGACCTATTCGTCGCTTGCCGGCCAGGAGGGCGCACAGATCGGCAGTACCTACGCACTGGCCGACGGCGACGTGCTCTCCTATCAGTACCGCGAGCACGGCGCGCTCGTTCCCAGGGGAATGCCCTGGGAGTATCTCCTCTATTGGATGGGCCACGAGGCCGGCAACGCCCGTCTTGCCGACCTCGACGTGCTCCCGCTGAACATCACCATCGGCGACCACCTCCCCCACGCCGTCGGCTACGCGTGGGCCGCGAAACTCGACGGGGACGACAAAGCGACCGTCGCACACTTCGGGGACGGCGCGACGAGCGAGGGCGACTTCCACGAGGCGATGAACTTCGCGGGGGTGTTCGACACCCCGTCGGTCTTCGTCTGTAACAACAACGGGTGGGCGATTTCGATTCCGAGGGAACGCCAGACGATGAGCGAGACCCTCGCGGGGAAGGCGGCGGCCTACGGGTTCGAGGGCGTGCAGGTCGACGGCATGGACCCGCTCGCGATGTACGCAGTGACAAAGGCCGCCCGACAGAAGGCGCTCGATCCCGACGAAAGCGAGGCCCGTCCGACGCTGATCGAGGCGGTTCAGTACCGCTACGGCGCTCACACCACCGCCGACGACCCCTCGATGTACCGCGACGACGCGGAGGTCGAGGAGTGGCGCCAGAAGGACCCGATCGACCGTTTTGAACGGTTTCTTCGGGACGAGGGAGTGCTCGACGACGACCGGATCGCCGAGATGGAGGAGGGGATCGAAGCGTCGATCACGGACCTGATCGACCGGGCCGAGGAGTACGAGGCCGACCCGAGCGAGATGTTCGAATTCGCCTTCGCGGAACCGACCCCGCGGCTCGACGAACAGCGCGAGTCCCTCGATCGCCTGCGCGAGGACCACGGCGACGAGGCGTTGCTGGCCGACGAGTGA